One window from the genome of Oryza glaberrima chromosome 3, OglaRS2, whole genome shotgun sequence encodes:
- the LOC127768536 gene encoding bidirectional sugar transporter SWEET12, translating into MVQALVFAVGIVGNILSFLVILAPVPTFYRVYKKKSTESFQSVPYAVALLSAMLWLYYALLTSDLLLLSINSIGCLVESLYLTVYLLYAPRQAMAFTLKLVCAMNLALFAAVVTALQLLVKAADRRVTLAGGIGASFALAVFVAPLTIIRQVIRTKSVEFMPFWLSFFLTLSAVVWFFYGLLMKDLFVATPNVLGLLFGLAQMVLYVVYKNPKKNSAVSEAAAAQQVEVKDQQQLQMQLQASPAVAPLDVDADADADADLEAAAPATPQRPADDDAIDHRSVVVDIPPPPQPPPALPAVEVA; encoded by the exons ATGGTTCAGGCATTGGTCTTTGCTGTGGGGATCGTAG GCAACATCTTGTCGTTCTTGGTCATCCTTGCACCAGT GCCGACGTTTTATCGGGTGTACAAGAAGAAGTCGACGGAGTCGTTCCAGTCGGTGCCGTACGCGGTGGCGCTGCTGAGCGCAATGCTGTGGCTCTACTACGCCCTCCTCACctccgacctcctcctcctctccatcaaCTCCATCGGCTGCCTCGTCGAGTCCCTCTACCTCACCGTCTACCTCCTCTACGCCCCCAGGCAGGCCATGGCCTTCACCCTCAAGCTCGTCTGCGCCATGAACCTCgccctcttcgccgccgtcgtcaccgccctCCAGCTCCTCGTCAaggccgccgaccgccgcgtcacgctcgccggcggcatcggcgCCTCCTTCGCCCTCGCCGTCTTCGTCGCCCCGCTCACCATCATC AGGCAAGTGATCAGGACCAAGAGCGTGGAGTTCATGCCCTTCTGgctctccttcttcctcacccTCAGCGCCGTCGTCTGGTTCTTCTACGGCCTCCTCATGAAAGACTTATTCGTTGCC ACGCCGAACGTGCTGGGATTGCTGTTTGGGCTGGCCCAGATGGTGCTGTACGTGGTGTACAAGAACCCCAAGAAGAACTCCGCCGTGtcggaggcggccgccgcccagCAGGTTGAGGTCAAGgaccagcagcagctgcagatgCAGCTCcaggcgtcgccggcggtggcgccgctcgacgtcgacgccgacgccgacgccgacgccgacttggaggcggcggcgccggccacccCGCAGCGGCCAGCTGACGATGACGCCATCGACCACAGGAGCGTCGTCGTCgacatcccgccgccgccgcagccgccgccggcgctgccggcCGTGGAGGTGGCCTGA